A window of Paenibacillus sp. 19GGS1-52 contains these coding sequences:
- the der gene encoding ribosome biogenesis GTPase Der yields MARPVVAIVGRPNVGKSTIFNRLIGERMAIVEDKPGITRDRIYGISDWNGKSFSVIDTGGIEIDGEDAILKSIRAQAELAIEEADVIVFMCDAKSGLTNADEEVAQMLFRSGKPIVLAINKVDNMKRSDDIYEFYSLGFGEPFGISGSHGTGLGDMLDAVVERLPEKEDIEYDDDIIRVALIGRPNVGKSSLVNAILGEERVIVSEIAGTTRDAIDTPFERDGQRYVLIDTAGMRKKGKVYENVEKYSVMRAMRAIERADVVLVLINGEEGIIDQDKHIAGYAHEAGKASIFVVNKWDAILEKDDKTMQNFETKIRDHFLFMSYAPIVFLSALTKQRLQKLLPVVQHVSQQHALRITTHLVNDVVSDAIAINPPPTDKGRRLRINYVTQVATKPPTIVVFVNDPSLMHFSYERYLENKIRAAFNFEGTPIRLFTRRKSENES; encoded by the coding sequence ATGGCAAGACCCGTTGTGGCAATTGTTGGGAGGCCTAACGTCGGAAAATCGACTATTTTCAATCGGCTAATCGGCGAAAGAATGGCCATTGTAGAGGATAAGCCGGGAATTACACGTGACCGGATATATGGTATTTCAGACTGGAACGGCAAGTCTTTCAGTGTAATTGATACTGGAGGTATTGAAATTGACGGTGAAGACGCTATTCTTAAATCGATCCGAGCTCAGGCAGAATTGGCGATTGAAGAAGCAGATGTCATCGTATTTATGTGCGACGCGAAGAGTGGACTGACGAATGCAGATGAAGAAGTGGCACAGATGCTGTTCCGTTCAGGTAAGCCGATCGTGCTTGCTATTAATAAAGTGGATAATATGAAACGTTCAGATGATATTTATGAGTTCTACAGCCTTGGTTTTGGCGAACCATTTGGTATTTCCGGAAGCCATGGCACTGGACTTGGCGATATGCTGGATGCAGTTGTCGAGCGTCTGCCAGAGAAAGAGGATATTGAATATGATGATGATATTATTCGTGTGGCTTTAATCGGCCGTCCGAATGTAGGTAAATCGTCACTTGTGAACGCCATTTTGGGGGAAGAACGAGTAATCGTTAGTGAAATTGCTGGCACTACGCGCGATGCAATTGATACTCCTTTTGAACGGGATGGTCAACGTTATGTCCTTATCGATACTGCGGGTATGCGCAAAAAAGGAAAAGTATATGAAAATGTTGAAAAATACAGTGTTATGCGGGCTATGCGGGCGATTGAACGCGCCGATGTAGTGCTAGTGCTTATTAATGGCGAAGAAGGCATTATCGACCAGGACAAGCATATTGCCGGTTACGCGCATGAGGCGGGCAAGGCGTCTATTTTTGTTGTTAATAAATGGGATGCCATTCTTGAAAAAGATGATAAGACGATGCAGAATTTTGAAACTAAGATTCGTGATCACTTCTTGTTCATGAGTTACGCACCGATTGTCTTTTTGTCGGCTCTAACGAAACAACGCCTGCAAAAGCTGCTCCCGGTTGTACAGCACGTTTCTCAGCAGCATGCTCTGCGGATTACCACTCATTTGGTTAATGACGTTGTGTCCGATGCAATCGCCATCAATCCTCCACCTACAGATAAGGGACGGCGCTTGCGTATTAACTATGTAACACAGGTTGCGACTAAACCACCAACCATTGTGGTATTCGTTAACGATCCATCGCTGATGCATTTCTCCTATGAACGTTATTTGGAGAACAAAATCCGCGCAGCATTTAATTTTGAAGGAACGCCGATCCGACTCTTTACGCGGCGTAAATCCGAAAACGAAAGTTAG
- a CDS encoding lysophospholipid acyltransferase family protein, whose product MIYVICRGLLRLIYAIIFPLKIVGKENMPKEGGVLLCANHISLLDPITIGIKLDRQVKYMAKAELFKIPVLGWIIKKVGAFPVKRGGVSKESIKTALKTLRGGNVMGIFPEGTRNSDAGVAKKGAASFALRSGAAVVPAAIVGHYKLFRRMTVIYGAPIDLSSFDGAGSDSLEAVTDVIMGRIHEMVKTGKPSAN is encoded by the coding sequence ATGATTTATGTAATTTGCCGAGGATTGCTGCGCTTGATTTATGCTATTATCTTCCCTCTTAAGATCGTGGGGAAAGAGAATATGCCCAAAGAAGGCGGAGTATTGCTCTGCGCCAACCACATCAGCCTGCTTGATCCCATTACTATTGGAATTAAGCTGGATCGTCAGGTGAAGTATATGGCCAAAGCGGAACTTTTTAAGATTCCTGTGCTTGGCTGGATCATCAAGAAGGTGGGAGCTTTTCCTGTAAAGCGTGGTGGCGTAAGCAAGGAATCCATTAAAACGGCCCTTAAAACACTTCGTGGCGGTAATGTCATGGGCATCTTTCCGGAAGGAACACGTAATTCTGATGCTGGCGTTGCCAAGAAGGGCGCAGCAAGTTTTGCCCTGCGAAGTGGTGCAGCTGTAGTGCCTGCTGCTATTGTGGGTCATTATAAGCTCTTTCGTCGAATGACTGTAATTTATGGGGCTCCCATTGATCTCAGTTCATTCGACGGAGCGGGAAGCGACTCTCTGGAGGCTGTAACCGATGTGATTATGGGACGCATCCACGAGATGGTAAAGACCGGCAAGCCGAGTGCTAATTAA
- the cmk gene encoding (d)CMP kinase, which translates to MKECLRRNAPLDRQGTHTYDKINVAIDGPAGAGKSTVARLVAQKLSYIYVDTGAMYRAITWYMIREDIAPENHDIVDQMVRDMVIELIPEKDVQKVLINGEDVTPHIRSHKVSGLVSQYSKIEGVRSRLSHLQRQMALRKGVVMDGRDIGTTVLPDAEVKIFMTASVEERALRRFNEMSDAEQVTLQQLEQDIARRDRLDEGREISPLRRAEDAILLDTTLMDIDQVVEAIVSQCRSHVDGERNHL; encoded by the coding sequence ATGAAAGAGTGTTTGAGGAGGAATGCCCCGTTGGATAGGCAGGGTACACATACTTACGACAAAATTAACGTCGCCATCGACGGACCTGCCGGGGCAGGCAAGAGCACTGTAGCCCGATTGGTAGCACAGAAGTTGTCTTATATTTATGTCGATACGGGAGCTATGTACCGGGCTATAACCTGGTATATGATCCGTGAGGACATAGCACCGGAAAATCATGATATAGTGGACCAAATGGTACGCGATATGGTGATTGAGTTAATTCCGGAGAAAGATGTGCAGAAGGTGCTAATTAATGGGGAAGACGTAACCCCGCATATTCGCAGCCATAAGGTCAGCGGTCTAGTATCGCAGTATTCGAAGATCGAGGGTGTAAGATCCAGACTTAGTCATTTGCAACGCCAGATGGCGCTACGCAAAGGCGTTGTAATGGACGGCCGCGATATCGGTACGACCGTGCTGCCGGATGCCGAAGTGAAGATATTCATGACGGCAAGCGTGGAGGAGCGGGCTCTCCGCCGTTTTAACGAAATGAGTGATGCGGAACAAGTGACGCTGCAGCAGCTTGAACAAGATATTGCTCGGCGGGACCGTCTTGATGAAGGACGGGAGATTTCACCGTTGCGCCGTGCAGAGGATGCCATCCTTCTTGACACGACATTAATGGATATCGATCAAGTTGTAGAAGCCATTGTATCCCAATGTAGATCTCATGTTGACGGGGAGAGAAATCATTTATGA
- the plsY gene encoding glycerol-3-phosphate 1-O-acyltransferase PlsY, with protein sequence MALELLVIVASYLLGSISFSVLFAKFLKGIDIRQYGSGNAGATNTLRVLGKGPAIMVLVLDVLKGVVAIWLGTWVGGWGTWVAALCGIAAIMGHNWPLYFHFRGGKGIATTIGVLTTLCLWPALLAGVIAILAIFVTRYVSLGSLIFVALTPIFLLVIGFTQPVLWTSIIIAAFAFWRHRTNIMKIVEGRENKIGSKVKGGNRVV encoded by the coding sequence GTGGCGCTTGAACTTCTGGTTATCGTTGCAAGCTATTTGCTAGGCTCTATCAGCTTCAGTGTGTTGTTTGCCAAGTTTCTGAAAGGAATTGATATCCGTCAGTACGGAAGCGGCAATGCAGGAGCTACCAATACACTGCGGGTTCTGGGAAAAGGACCCGCAATCATGGTGCTGGTTCTGGATGTATTGAAGGGAGTCGTGGCTATTTGGCTTGGAACGTGGGTCGGCGGCTGGGGAACATGGGTTGCCGCTTTATGCGGAATCGCCGCTATTATGGGTCATAATTGGCCGCTTTACTTTCATTTTCGCGGCGGTAAAGGCATCGCTACTACGATCGGCGTGTTGACCACGCTATGCTTATGGCCTGCGCTGCTTGCTGGTGTCATCGCCATTCTGGCTATTTTCGTAACCCGTTATGTATCGCTAGGCTCGCTTATTTTTGTTGCGTTGACACCGATCTTCTTGCTAGTGATCGGTTTTACGCAGCCGGTACTCTGGACCAGCATCATTATCGCGGCTTTTGCCTTCTGGAGGCACCGGACTAACATCATGAAGATCGTCGAGGGTCGTGAGAACAAGATTGGCTCCAAAGTTAAAGGGGGGAATCGCGTTGTCTGA
- the rpsA gene encoding 30S ribosomal protein S1: protein MSEEIRNQEAADNVENNETVEATETVESAVTEESNGAVEEVVAGNEEEITNQEDLEIMTLKKGDTVKGIIVKIEDNQAYVSIGYKYDGVIPIRELSSVQLDNAAAAVEVGQEVECKVVSINDNKESLVLSKRAVDSEKSWEDLEKYFASQEAFEVTVADVVKGGLVADVGARGFIPASMVERHFVEDFSDYKGRTLRVKVKELDRENSKVILSAKEVLEEEFEANKLKIMAELTEGQIIEGTVQRLTQFGAFVDVGGVDGLVHVSEIAWNHVEKPSDVVSEGDVVRVKVLKVDPEKGKISLSIKAAAPGPWDSAAGQINIGDVVTGEVKRLVNFGAFVELLPGVEGLVHISQISHKHIGTPHEVLKEGQEVQVKVLDFNPSEKRVSLSIKETEEAPAPSARPERSNNSSRDRGPKEVLNNPNVSLSNEGLSFTLAERFGDKLDKFKGNN, encoded by the coding sequence ATGTCTGAAGAAATTAGAAATCAGGAAGCTGCGGATAACGTTGAAAATAACGAAACCGTAGAAGCGACGGAAACTGTGGAATCCGCTGTGACAGAAGAAAGCAACGGAGCTGTAGAAGAAGTTGTTGCAGGTAACGAAGAAGAGATTACTAATCAAGAGGACTTGGAAATCATGACTCTGAAAAAAGGCGATACCGTGAAAGGAATAATCGTCAAAATCGAAGATAACCAAGCTTACGTAAGCATTGGATATAAATACGACGGCGTAATTCCGATTCGCGAATTGTCTTCCGTTCAATTGGACAATGCTGCTGCAGCGGTAGAAGTTGGACAAGAAGTAGAATGTAAAGTGGTTAGCATCAACGACAATAAGGAAAGCCTTGTACTTTCCAAACGTGCTGTTGACAGCGAAAAATCATGGGAAGACCTTGAGAAGTATTTTGCTTCCCAAGAAGCTTTCGAAGTTACTGTGGCTGACGTTGTTAAAGGCGGCCTCGTAGCTGATGTTGGCGCGCGCGGATTTATTCCCGCTTCCATGGTTGAACGTCACTTTGTAGAAGATTTCAGCGATTACAAAGGCCGTACATTGCGTGTTAAGGTGAAAGAACTCGACCGTGAGAACAGTAAAGTAATTCTTTCTGCTAAAGAAGTACTTGAAGAGGAGTTCGAAGCCAACAAGCTGAAGATTATGGCTGAATTAACTGAAGGCCAAATCATTGAAGGTACTGTACAACGTCTAACCCAATTCGGCGCATTTGTTGATGTTGGCGGAGTTGATGGTCTAGTGCATGTATCTGAAATTGCTTGGAACCACGTTGAGAAACCTTCTGATGTTGTATCCGAAGGCGATGTAGTACGCGTCAAAGTACTTAAGGTAGATCCTGAAAAGGGAAAAATCAGCCTTAGTATCAAAGCTGCTGCTCCTGGTCCTTGGGATTCGGCTGCTGGCCAAATCAACATCGGCGATGTAGTAACAGGTGAAGTTAAACGTCTTGTGAACTTCGGAGCGTTCGTAGAACTGCTTCCTGGCGTAGAAGGTCTGGTTCATATTTCCCAAATCTCCCACAAGCACATCGGCACTCCACATGAAGTGTTGAAAGAAGGACAAGAAGTACAAGTGAAAGTCTTGGACTTCAATCCATCTGAAAAACGCGTTAGCCTGAGCATCAAAGAAACTGAAGAAGCTCCAGCTCCTTCAGCTAGACCTGAACGCAGCAACAACAGCAGCAGAGACAGAGGACCTAAAGAAGTCCTTAACAATCCGAATGTTTCGCTTAGCAACGAAGGCCTTAGCTTTACACTTGCTGAACGTTTCGGAGATAAGCTCGATAAATTTAAGGGTAACAACTAA